Sequence from the Ailuropoda melanoleuca isolate Jingjing chromosome 10, ASM200744v2, whole genome shotgun sequence genome:
tAGCCCCCAGCATCTCCCTTTTAAAGTTCTGAGATGACTCTACTTCCCTCAAACTCTGCTTCCCTTTTCTGTTAATCCAGGTATGTTTGTCTGGTTAGCTACTTCATATATAAACCCGAATTTTAGTTTCCCCACCGCTTTCTCCAAATCTGTTCAACTTGTATCCATCTTTTCCCTATATTGCAAGGccatttttcatacttttttgaACCAAATACTCCGGGAATACTCTGATCATCCTGTTTCCCACCAGGAGTTTTTCTTGTTacgttttacttttttaatattttctgtcagATGGTAAGACCTGGACTGAGGATCAATTAATTATAAAgcagaaaactcttttttttttttaaagattttatttatttattcgacagagatagagacagccagcgagagagggaacacaagcagggggagcgggagaggaagaagcaggctcatagcggaggagcctgatgtgggactcgatcccgtaacgccgggatcacgccctgagccgaaggcagacgcttaaccactgtgccacccaggcgccccaaagcagaAAACTCTTGAAGCAGGGCTGTGACTACAAGAAGGAgataaatgtaaacaaaacaaacacaaggGACTCTATGAATATGGGCAAAACTTCTGTAACATCACAAACTCTATCCAACAGCCACAAATTCTTAATTGGAGAGAAATCCCAAATGTGTAATATTTGTGGAAAATTATTCAGGCAGAACTCATACCTTATTCAGCATGAAAGGATCCACACACAAGAGAAACCTTATGAGTGTCAtgaatgtggaaaagcttttGGCCATAGTTCGAACCTTATTTAGCATCAAAGAACACATACTgaagagaaaccctatgaatgtagtGACTGTGGAAAAACCTTCCGGCGCAGCTCACACCTTATCCAGCATCAGATAATTCACATAGGAGAGCTGCCTTACATGtgtagtgaatgtgggaaagcttttGGTCAGAGCTCAAGTCTTGTTTGACACCAGGGTATGTGTGTATcgagtgtgggaaggccttcagccAGAGCTCAAATCCAATAGAACACCAGGGAGTTCACACCAAGGAGAGACCATATGAGTGCAACAACTGTGGGAAAACTTAACAGTCGTTACTTGCACCTCATTGACCACCAGAGAGTCCACACAGGGGAGACTCCTTATGGTTGCAGTGAGTGTGGGAAATCTTTTAGTAGGAGTTCACTTATTAAACACCACAGGATTCACACTGGAGAGAGGCCCTATGAATGTtgtgaatgtgggaaggccttcagtCAGAACTCTCACCTTATTCAGCACCAGAAAACTCACGGTGGAATAAAAGCTTCTGAATACAAGGGATGTGGGAAAACCTTTAAGTACAGTTCAAACCTTTCCAATTATCTGGGAATCCACACAAGAGAGAGACTGAATGAAATGAAGGTGGTAGAGCCTTTGGTCAGAGTTCAGCGCTGATTGAATGTCAGAGAGCTTGCAACTGGGGAGAAACCCTTTGGGGTTTTATGAGGGTGGATGGCCTTCAGTTCTGGTTCAACTCTTATTAAAACCCGAAAATCCAGATAGTAGACAAATCTCATGGGTGTGTTCAATGCACAAAAATCTTTAGATGGAGTTTCCGCTTACCCAGCATCAGCAGATTCACTTTGGAGGAGAGTGTGTCAGAGTCGGGCGTGAAAGGGACATAACGCAGCACGACCCAGGTGATGGCTAAGCCGAGCCTTCAGTTAGCACTACTGCTGATTTCATGTTGAGGATCGGCATCAGAGGGAGATTCTGTGGTTTGCTTTCCAAATCTTCATAGTTGTCTTCTGAAAATGGAATGAGTTAGGTCTATCCCAGGGAAGAAAGAATCAGGGAGTTCTGGATTGAGACTTGTAGGTGAAGAAAGCAGCAGGGTGACCTTTGCCCAGTAACACTCCTTCTATCTCATCTATTTCATTTGTTGTAACTGTCAGTGGAAGTGCCTCTTGGGTCTTGGACCAGTGTTTCGCTCCTCAGTGTTCTGCAGACTGTTgaatctctttttgttttatatgacATAAATGCACTTAATAAACAGGCAAGTTTTCTAGACCAAACAGCTTCTCAGTATGACATGTTATGGGCTTGGCTATGTGTCAACTTGGGTAGGACGAACTGCATTTGCCAGAATTCCCGTTCCTGTATTTTTTGGTTCTTGTGGGCTAGAGGGAGATTCTTAGAAGACCACGAGGGCAGAAGAAAAGCAGCAGTTAACTATTTTTGTGGCTCACCCCTGTTGTTGCTTATCTGCTGATTCAGCTCCCTAGGGAGATGCAGCAGCTGGGCCAGCAACTGGTCTACCTTCCCTTGGCTCCTCCTCTGCCTTTGCtgggctgtgtgtgtatgtgtgtgtcctcatggttttatttctctgattgaaTCCTAGTCATATGCATGCTTACTGTTCTTGAAACaagtacacatttattttaagtttagATAGAAATGGTTAATTTCTGGccgtttttgaaaaaaaatcaatgattttcAAGAATTCCTTTGAGAAAAAGCCACGGTTCAAACTCctttataacaaaaattaaatcataacCTGAGGCAGAGCTTCACTACTGTGTAATTGTCGAGGAAAAAGTTGAATAGCAAAGCAGTTGAATAGTGCAATACATaatgaataaaactttttaaaagattttttatttttaagaaatctctatagccaatgtgggactcaaactcaagactccaagatcaagagtcacacgctccgcCAGGTAGGCATccccataaaattaaaaaacaacaacaacaacttttgAGCATCCATTtaccatgaatattttattttatttttttaaaaagattttatttatttaacagatagagggagcgagagagggaacagaagcagggggagtaggaaagggagaagcagacttcctgctgagcagggagcccgatgcggggcttgatcccagaacgctgggatcatgacctgagccgaaggcagacgcttaacgactgagccacccaggcgccccaccatgaatattttaatcattaaaagaaattccaaaagTACCTCTACTGGTTAGTATATTGTTAGATTAGGTATCTGAGAGAAATACCTACTTTgttgtaaatgcttttttttttttttaaagtaggagtGTTGGGTGTGGAAaccaatgggggggggggttaaacgaccctgagatcaagacctgagctgagatcaagagtcagtcacttaaccaactgagccacccaggcgtcccaagtaAACGCTTATTTTTGGTTacaaaaaaatcagattatttttcctCCAGTTAGTTTGCATTAATGATTATCtaaaatatcactgaaaattATACTTACAATGTGGACTCTTAAAATTGAAAATTGCCTGTCCTGTAGCCCCCAAGTCTGGTCTGGTGCTGTGTACACAGTAGGTATTGAGTGGATGGCTCTGGAATGAATCTGTTTACTGGACACCAAAGTCTTCTTGTCTCAGATCTCCTGTCTGCACTCCTccacttttctcctctgtaagTGATAGGTGATTATTAGCACTAACTGAGGTCACCTTGCTCTAAGGACTGCCTTGCCATCTGGATGTCCCGAGTATGGATTTACACTCTGTGAGTCCGGTATGAGCTCTGAGTTAGTGTGCCCACTTACTCCACTTGGCATGTGACCCTCCTTGAGTCCCTCCTCACTCCCTTCACCACAGAAAGGGCCCTTTCCTTCTGTGGGGTCTTGAGAAGCTTCAGGGATGAGGCAGGGCTTGACCAGTTGGGGTTGAAGTCTAGGCAGGATTCTGATTGGCAGAGAATAGCATGGAGGGGCATCCCAGGACAAGGTAAGTGTGCAGGGTCACACGCCAGGCATCAAGGGCAGAGCTGTTTCTGGAGAccaggagaggggggaaaagagtTTGTCCAGCAGCATCAAAGGCACTGAAGGTGGTGTGTATGTCGGATGGTGGGAgatgcttggctggctcagtcaatggagcatgtgactcttgatctcggggttgtaagttcgagccccgtgttgggcatagagattacttaaagaaataaaatgttgaaagaaaaaaaaaaacccactgaagTGAGGCTCTGGTTCTCTGGGCACAAGTATTACTAGTGGCCAATTGACCAAGCCCTTAGACCTCAGGTAAACACAAGGGCAACCACTCAGCCCAGTTGTTAGCCAGGCCTTTCTCGGTCTTTGTACTGAAAGTCCCACATCGGGAAATGCTTGCTCAGTCCTGTGCAAACCAGGATGGCTGATCACCTGACCCCATAGCAACcccacctccctgtcccctcaTGGCTCCTAGCTGCAATAGGACACAGTAGAGCAGGAATTCTTAACTTAGGTTGCatactggaatcacctggggacctTTCAAAGTACTGATGCCTCAGTCCCAATCTCAGAGATTTTATGGTGTGGAGTATGGCCTGCATATTGAGATTTTGCAAGTTCCCAGTTAATTCTTAATGTGCACCCAAGGTTGAGAACCTATGCAATACACAGGTGCtgagagaaagacacaaaaagatcaCATAAGATCTGTGGCTTAGTCACGGAGGGCTAGCAAGAGGATGGGGCTGGGAGTGTGGAATGCACCAGGGGCCCTGTGTGAAAGTGGAGAGCTGTGGGAGGGGGCCCTGGCATTGGGAATGGAGCCAGCTATTGGGTGGATTCCCTGAGGGCAGTAAGCTCGGTCTGGAGCTGGGGAAGCAGGCACCTGCTCACTGCCCACTTCTCTTACCTGGTAAAACGAGTTCAGGTGACTTGGGTTTTCCCTTTGGAGCTCTGGCCCAAGGAAGCACAGAGCCTGGAGGAAGTGAGAGCCCCAGCTCATGGGGACTCCACCCCGTTTTCCAGCAGGCAGTTACTCTTCCCTTGCCTGTCCTCTGCCCTGGACctaggaaaaatatgaaaatgcttCCAGAAGAGGCTATAACCTAAACCTGTGAACACATCCTAAAATTGCCGTGGGGGCAGGCCTGGTAGTCCCTATGCTGTGTACACAGCCCTGGGCACCCTGAGTGAGAGGCAGTTCCTGTGCTCTGGTTAAAGAAGTAGGAGTCTCTGGGCCAAGGGAagacaggaggaggaagaggaatttGAGCGCTGGCACCCAAATGTGACTGCTTTACTCTCACCTCTCGTGGTCCCTAGGATGCAAGACCCTTCACGTCCCAGCTCTGCCCATCGATTTCTTCAGTCCTCTTGGCGCTACTCCTGccagtcattttaaaattcattgggTCCTTGAacacagtatttttcaaatgtaggTCAAAGCAACTAGTGGGTCCTCAGATTAATTTATTAATCTGCACTGAGGGTAAAAGAAAACAGTAGGCAGGACCGGAGCGGGATAGAcaatatttgtgtgtgttgtgcTGAGCAAAGGTAAGTGAgacttttctgtgtgtgtgtgcacacacgtgtgccaTGTATAGTAGTTCTTGCTATAGAGCGAGCGAAAACCTTTGCACATTGTGGTCGCCTCTCACGGATAAGATTCCATCTAAATGCTGCCTCTTTGCAGATCTTCCCTTGAACTGAATTGTCCTCTGCAATCCCTTTAGCGTGCTATGCTTCCTTTGTGCACTGATCATatgaaaaaatgatttattcaGTTACCTGTCTCTGTGCTAGATtgcaagctccatgagggcaaggactgtCTGCAGCGAACATCGTTATCTGTCATTCAAGAAAGCACTCAGATACTGAGTAGCTGAAGGATAAACCCAAGTTCAGGGTCCAGCTgtgtatatgttcttttttttttttttttagatttatttatttgacagagatagagacagccagcgagagagggaacacaagcagggggactgggagaggaagaagcaggctcatagcggaggagcctgatgtggggctcgatcccataatgccgggatcacgccctgagccgaaggcagacacttaaccgctgtgccccccaggcgcccccagctgtGTATATGTTCTTAAACGATAATTTTATCTGAGAGATTTCAATAtaccaaaaagttgaaaatagtaTAAATGAACACCCTATATATCCCCTACTCAGATCAATAACTATTATTGTTTTCCCATATCTGCTTTCTATCTAcatactttttttctgaattatttgaaaGTGAGTGTGGATGTAACCTTCACCCCTAAGTACCATGTCGTGCTTCTCCTAGGAGTAAGGTTGTTCTCCTACATAATTGCAACACTATTAAACATAcctaagaaaaagaatttaattccCTAATACCGTCTAAAATGCAGTCCATATTCAGACTTTCCCCCGTTACCCCAAGAATGTGTTTTTAGCTATTTTAGTTtgaattggggggaaaaaaagcaagggtcactttgcatttggttttatgtctctttagtttcttttcttcttttttttttttttggaggggggccctatagtttcttttaatctagaataattcttctactttttttttttttaatgtgacattGACTTTTGGAGAAGTCAAGAACAGTTATCCTTTAGAATTTTCCACAAAATTGATTCCTCTGTTTTCCTGTGGTGgtagttaacttttttttcccaaccaCCTGAATTTCCTCTAAACTGGAACGAGGTTTAGAGGCTTGATTAAACATGTTTGGCAAGAACACCTTACAGGTCCTGTCTCCGTACTGTATCACCTCAATAGGCATCTGATACCATATTATTCCACCCTAAATAGTACTGTTTGTTCACCTGTTAAAGGTAGCGACTGCCAGATCTCTTCTACGTAAAGGTATGCCTTCCCTTTGCAATTAGTGAGTAATTTTTAGGAATGATAAACTCTAGCACCATGCAAAAAATCTACTACTCTACAGGTTAATGTTTTTAGCAACCATCCATGATCTTTTGGGCAAGTTCTTAACCCGAGAgtcagtttcttcacctgcaatatgaggataataatacctgTTGTTTGGATTTACTGTGTAATGAGATTTAAAAGTATTATATAACGATGCACATGAAAATGCTGTTGGGGTCTGCTGTAATTTTCCCTTCTGAGAACACCATCCCTCTTCCTTTAAGAAAGTTCTTATGTTGCTCCAAACAGGTGATCCAAATTGCTGGCTTCTCAATGACCTAACCCAGACCCCTAACCCCCTAACCctaaaccctaaccctaaccctaacccaacAGCTGACTTAACCTTCTCTGACCAGAGTGGAATGAGCATGTGACCCGAGCTTAGGTTATTAGAATACTTCCTGGGAAATTGTGGACCAAGTAGGGGTGAGAATAGGGAgaggaaaacattctttttctccAAGGTGGCTAAATATAGGGATGTGAGTCTGGAAATGGACTGTTGCCCCCATCACCTGGAGAATGAACGCCGGCCCAGCTGGAGGAGATTAGAGTTATCTGAGATCAAGGCAGAAAGTGTTCCAAGTGTGGCCACTCCTTCCCCTTGAACCTCCCCCTACCAGTCTCCCAAAGCTGGAGACCAGTCCTACCCCCACCCAGTGCCCTCTTTTTGAAGATTCTTCCTGCAGTTCAAAACCAGCCCGGGCAGTCAGAGGTGCCCCAGCCTTCttaggggagggcagagaaggggagagggatggagggtgAGGGAGGCCTGAGGGTGGTCAGGCCCGTGGGCAGGACAGGGGCTTGGGATGCTGCAGGGGGCCATGGGGGGTGAGGGTCTTGGAGAAGGGGAGTGACCTGGCAGGGTCCTGAGGAGTCAGGGGGCTGCTTCCAGGCACTTGTCGTTAGACTCTTGCAGCCATCCAACAACAGGAggagttactattattattcctgtttcacagatgagaaaactgacacCCAGGAAGGagaagtaacttacccaaggtcaccctGCTGgtaatggcagagctggaattcgaATTCATCCGCCCGGCTCCCGGCTCCCGATCGCTTCCGCTCCCACCCCTTTCGGCTCACGGGTGAGCAAGGCCCACACCGCAAACAGCCCCGGAGGCCAGGTACCCGGGTGGGAGGGCCAGATGAGCAGTGGGCGTGGCCGCAGGGCCGGTGAGCCCATGCACAGCCTCCGCCAGCTCCCCGCGGGCTCGGTGAGCTCTGTCCTCAGACGCCGCCGTATCCTCTCGCTGTGGCCTCCAGGGCCAACGGAAACTCCGGGCCTTGGGCccaaggggcaggtgggggccctTGGGGCCGCCCTGCTGCATGGGGCCCTCCTGGAGGGAAACCctgcctgggaggctgggagaccCCGACGGTGCCCAAGGAGTGAGGGGAGGCCACGGGGGAGGGTGAGGCGGGGTGGCTCCACAGATAGGGCAGCGTGGAGAGGGCACCCAACCCCACCAATCTGCAGGCCACACAGAACTCTACGGGCTGTTGGGACCCACTGCGGGGTGGGGGCGGATCATCAGATCTGGGTCCATTTTGGGGTCTGGAAAATGTCCCCGTGGCTTTGGGGCCGGAGAAGGGCTGAGACTTGTCAGCGGGAAGGTTCCTCTGACCAAATCGGGGTCGGTTTGCTGTCCACGTTGCCCCAAATCACTGGTGGGAAAGGGAGTGAGGCTCCCTGCGGCCCAGACAGGTACCCCCACCATTCCGACCCAGATGTACTTTCGGTCGCCCACATCTTTCATACCCCAGTACAGTTCCCTTCTGACGCCCGGGCTGTGCAGGGCCTCGGGAGGGACCAGGGCTGCATTCAGGCTGCTGCGGGGTGGCTCAGGGACTCTCCCAGAGGGAACCCGATTGAGGAAGCTCCACCCAAGCCCGGGGCTCCGGGGCTCCGGGGCTCCGGCGGGTCCAAGCCCCACCAAGCTAGCAACTTTCATTTTCCTGggtcctttttaaataataatgaagacAGTGTGGTAGTTGCTGACAATTGTTTACATTTTGCtttgaatgctttaaaaaaaaaaagatttatttgtcacagagagtgagtgagaacacaagcagggggagcaggcggatggagaagcagactccccacgagcagggagccccatgcgggactcaatcccaggacactgggatcatgactgagccaaaggcagacaatcaacagagccacccaggcgtccctgttttgAATgcttttggcaaaataaaaagttttagcAATTCTATACCCCCCTTCACTCTCCTTTTCTCACACATGCAAATGAGCATACCTAGTAGGAAGAATTCACTGGTTCCACTAAATTCCAGATTTGAAAGTCACCAAACTGAACTGCTAGCCTGAAACCTGAAGTGGGAAGGCGGTCAGCCATGTGGGATTCTGGTCCTTGCCCCAGCACCGACTGACTATGGGTTGCTGGCCCAGTGGCAGatctttctctcctgttctctgtTTCAGCAGTACAAGGGGATCCGCAGATTCCCTGTTTTATTAACATGTCTAGGGTCCTTTGTTTCTGGCCTAGATCAGTGCATCCCCCAAGCTGTATATCCTTGGGGCACAGTCCTCCAATCCCTGTGCTCAGGGCTATTCCAAAAGGCTGGCAAGGTCCTCCTCACTGGAGAGCCACTGGCAGCAGGGGAACAGATAGGTGGCACtctggggtacatatggcccagAAGTTACccagacgggggggggggggggaggaaagcaTTGTACCCAGTGACATGTTTATGTGTCTTTCTCCCCCACAGTTACCAAGAGCCTGCGAGTTCCTGTCTTTTTTCATCCCTGAATCGCTCCCACTGGCCTAAGCTGGGCATGGGGCGTCCAGTAAGTGTGGAGGGAATGATGGATAGTGGCTGGTGGCTGAGAGGCTGTGTGCGGTAGACGGGGCCAAGCTGAGCTttacaggagaggcagagagggcaccCCCGGGGAAGGAAGGCACACGTGGAGGCCGGAAGTGCTTGGAAGTGATACCTGTGGGCGTGGGGCAGGAAGGGTGGGGGCTTGGGGACTTCCCGGGAGGAAGGCCAATGAGATGGAggcatggagagagggagaggccagCTTGAGCTCCCCACCAGTGTGTGGTGACAGAGCATGGCTGAAAAAGGGAAAACACGAAGGCCAGTTTTAGACAAGTTGAGGTTgctgggggacaggcaggggcaCAGACCATCTGTTGACAGTGTCCACTGTGCTCTGTCCCATCTGGAGCATGGGGGTCAGGATGGAGCCATGTCTCCTACCAGAGAGTTTTAGAGCTAGGACTGCTCTCGGGGCCGACCGACTCCATCATTTTAGagcaaaggaaactgaggcccggcaGTTCAGGTGACTCATCAGTGTGGCCTAGAGGGTGGAGGGAAGATCTAAGGGGAGCtttggagagagggaaggattATTCAGGTGAGAAGAAGAGAACCTAGTGACAGGAAGGAGGTGAAAGCACACGGGGATGTTTCCAAACTAGTCTGACAGCGCTTAGAGAGGAATAGCTGTTTACGTGTTTGTAAACAGATTTGGGAGGGGGGTGCAAGAGTGCACCCACACTCGGTCCTCTGCGGGTCCCACAGCCTCAGAGATACTCCCCGGCCCGGCTGCAGTGAGGGGGTCTGCCTCGGGACCCTGGAGAGGTCCCAGTGCCTGGGCATGAGCACAGATGGTTGCACAGGGTGTGGACCGGCACGAGCGGCCCACTCACTCTTGAGGGCCTGTCTTCTACACTTCGGAGCCCGGCCTAAATACCACCCCGTGGCCCTCCTGAAATCCCTGAAGCCCTTAGCTGTTAGCTGCCTGCGGACCACAGTGCAGAGGGTCTTTGTAGATGGcgtgattgttttttttttttgtttttttgtttttttttttaattttattttattatattgtgttaatcaccatacagtacatccccagattccgatgtaaagtttgatgcttcattagttgcgtataacacccagtgcaccatgcaatacgtgccctccctactacccatcaccaggctatccccttcccccaccccctcccctctgaagtcctcagtttgcctctcactgATTGTTAACAGAATCCAGAGGTGAGAACTTTTGGATTGGCAGGCGTTTGGGGATGGCCTCGTCCAACCTCATTTTATTGAGGTGGAAattggggctcagagaagggacCCTCCTTGCCCAAGATCCCCCGGTAACTTAGCAGCAGAAAatgttttatgcatattttaggTCTGCCGGAGAGGTCTGTAAGGTTGTAGTTTATCCAGGCAAAGAAATCACCATTTCCCGAGGCTCATGTACATGCTAACATTTCCACAGGCGTCATCTCCTTTGCCCTGTTCCGCATGAGAAGCCCTCACTTTTCCCTTGAACAGGTGATGCTGACTTTACAGGACAAGGACGTGAAGGGATTCACGTGGGCCATAGCCCCGGCCTTGACCTCCTTGGGCTACCTGCTCATACTGCTGGTCTCCGTCTTCCCCTTCTGGGTACGGCTTGTGAATGAGGAGTCCCATGAAGTGTTTTTCAGTGGCCTGTTTGAGAACTGCTTCCATATCAGATGCTGGAAGCCTCGACCCTTGTCAGGTAAGAGGGATGGAGGCGGGGACAGGACAGGGGGAGATGGGGCCAGTGTAGGGACTTGGGTAACAGAGGACCGGATGGAGTCACAGAGGACAGAATTTAATAAGCCCATAAGGGCATTTTCTGCGTCTCTACTCTTGAGGTTAGAGGAAAGTATGTGGCTAAGCAAAAGATTAATAATATCAAgttgacggggcgcctgggtggcacagcggttaaagcgtctgccttcggctcagggcgtgatcccggtgttctgggatcgagccccacctcaggctcctctgctgtgagcctgcttcttcctctcccactccccctgcttgtgttccctctctcgctggctgtctctatctctgccaaataaataaataaaatctttaaaaaaaaaaataatatcaagtTGACCACCAGGGTCAGGAGCAATGTGTCAGTAAcaaagtttatttctggggtaGGAGTGCCCCCACCTaggatggaggggtgggggtccCACCCTACCGTGTGAGGCTCTGCCACCTCTCAGGGCTCCTGTTAACTCCCTCACATGGGACCTTTGTGGGTGGGCACAGCTCCCAGCCAGGGAAGAGCCTTGTTAGTAGAGCACAGGCTGGATTTCAGCCCCACTTGTCCCCTCTGCTAAACATCTGTCCCCCTGTGGGTGGCAGCTCTGCAGATAATGTGCTTAGGCCCCGAGAACCGCATTTGCAAGGGAATGCACACGAATATGAGCTCAGCAGACTCAGAGGCCGTGTTTTATAAGGGACTTGGGAAGGTCGGGAGGATGTCTGTCTTGGAAAAGAGGTGAGCCTTTTTGGGGAAGAGCCGTTAGGGGATCTCTCCTGGTAATAGAAGAGGAGAAACCTCTTTGGGGAAGATGGGCCACACTGTGTGAGCTCTTTGATCTGGAGCTCCTCagccttggcactactgacactTTGGCTGGATaatctttgttgtgggggctctCCTGTTTCTTGCAGGACAGTTAACATCACCCTTACCCTCTACTACCCAGTTGATGCCCTTATTTGCGAGAACCAAAATTATCTCTTAGCATCGCCAAATATCCCCAGTGGGGGTGTAAAACTGCCCCTGATTGAGAACTATTGGTTTAACCCAAGAGTAGATTCCAGAACATTTGGGTCTTTAGCAAcacctttgtcttttttcccacaCCAGCTGTCCATCTCTGCATGCTTAGAAGGATATACAAACTTGTTTTAACACGAGTCTGAGTCACTCCAGTAGTAGGGTATCATCAAAACCCTGGCTCTGCTATTTTGGGTCTGTTAACCAGCATAATTAAAGAAGCATTCCCCCCAGAGTTCAGAACATCTTAACCTCACAAGTTCTGATTCTCCACCGGCGGCTTATATCAGTGTGACCAATACAGATGCAATTCTTCACGTTTCCACACGCAACTTTTATTGTCTGTTGTTTATTAAAATGACCGTTGGtccatctaatttttttttccgtACACTTCCATGTCATAGGGAACGAAATGTTGGGACCAGAGCATTCTGGGGGGCAGAGTGGTGGGATTGGAGCCATGGTCCCAGGCTGCACTGTGGCACTGAGGGTGGCAAGCTGCGGGGGCCTTCTCTGCGCAGGCTCTGCGGGGCTCTGTCCCCTGTCACGGGTCAGGGTGTCCAGCTgcagcccagcctccctcccccacagtgTACATCATTCTCGGCCGAGTTTTCCTGCTGTCTGCAGTTGTCCTGTCTTTCCTCACCACCTTCATCCTGGTGTCCTTTGCATCTCAGCTGTTTCCGAGGACCCGGAAGCACAATTTGGTGTCAGCCTTCATCAGCTTCCTCACAggtgtggaagagggaggcaggcctTGTCCT
This genomic interval carries:
- the TMEM225B gene encoding transmembrane protein 225B isoform X1, which codes for MAELEFEFIRPAPGSRSLPLPPLSAHGYQEPASSCLFSSLNRSHWPKLGMGRPVMLTLQDKDVKGFTWAIAPALTSLGYLLILLVSVFPFWVRLVNEESHEVFFSGLFENCFHIRCWKPRPLSVYIILGRVFLLSAVVLSFLTTFILVSFASQLFPRTRKHNLVSAFISFLTGVSAFLALLLHALEIQNLRMKPSPPQFSVQWPYYVLGFAIVLFIVAGAVCLFQETACLSCHWLPNSRSIEETQGVPHLENLESLGGDLSSIQKETLLKEETII